GTACGGACAGTTAAAGCAGCCTGATAAAAGCCGATCGCCCGTTCCAGATTTTCGGCCCGCGAACCGTTTATCCTGTAACTGTAGGCATTAGCTAGGTTATTTTGAGTCATTGCCCAATCTTCAGGGAAATCCTCAAGGGTATAGACAGTTAAAGCAGCCTCATAAAAGCCGATCGCCTGTTCCAGATTTTCGGCCCGCGAACCGTTTATCCTGTCACTGTAGGCATTAGCTAGGTTATTTTGAGTCCCTGCCCAATTTTCAGGGAAATCCTCAAGGGTATAGACAGTTAAAGCAGCCTGATAAAAGCCGATCGCCCGTTCCAGATTTTCGGCCCGCGAACCGTTTATCCTGTTTTTGTAGGCAATAGCTAGGTTATTTTGAGTTTGAGAAAATTTTTCGCTTCCCGGTTCTCTATTATTTAAAACTATTTGATAACCAGTTATGGCAATTTCAATATTATTTCCTCTACTACCACGGAGAAAGCCACTAATATGAATACTTAAATTTTCAATAATGGCGACAACTGAGCTAATTGCTTCTGGATTTTGGGCAATTAATCTCTTGGCTACTTGCTGTAAAATATCGGCAAAACGGGCATTGAGGAGATGTTCTCTTTGAGCGAGTATGGGATAAATTACTTTAATATCGCTATTGCTATCTTGTTCTGCTTGCAATAATTCTAGGATGAATTTTAGATATTCTTGGGGATTTTCACTTTCGGAGTTGAGTCGATCGCGCTGTTCTTCCATTGTGGGGAGTTTTGAATAACATTGGGTTTATTTTATCATGGTTGGGGTTGGTTTTGAACCGCAGATGTTGGCGGATGTACGCGGATGGACGCAGATGAATTATGGGTGGGTGGCGAGAAACCGGGTTTTTGCGATGATTTTGGATGCGAGGCGAAGATATGGGAAAAAACCCGGTTTCTGGGATTGTGTGTGGGGGCGAGAAACCGGGTTTTTGCGATAATTTTGGATGCGAGGCGAAGATATGGGAAAAAACCCGGTTTCTGGGATTGTGTGTGGGGGCGAGAAACCGGGTTTTTGCGATGATTTTGGATGCGAGGCGAAGATATCGGAAAAAACCCGGTTTCTGGGATTGTTAAGGCTGCCTGACTTTAGGCATTAGCTAGCTTCTTTTGAATCATTGCCCAATATTCAGGGAAATCCTCACGGGTATATACTGTTAAAGCTGCTGCAAAAAACGATCGCGCCTTTGCAAGATTTTCATCCCGCGAACCTTCGATTCTGTCATTATAGGCATTACCTAGGTTATATTGAATCATGGCCCAATCTTCAGGAAACTGATCGCGAGTACGAATTGTTAAAGCAGCTTCAAAAAAGGCGATCGCGCGATCGATATTTTCCGCCCGCGAACCCTCGATTCTGTTGGCGTAAGCAGCAGCTAAGTTATTTTGAGCCATCGCCCAATCTTCGGGGAAAGCCTCAAGGGTATAGACTGTTAAAGCAGCGCCGTAAAAGGCGATAGCTAGTTCCACATTTTCAGCCCGCGAACCTTTGATTCTGGTAATATAGGCAGCAGCGATGTTGTTTTGAGTTTGAGCAAATTTTTCGCTTCCCGGCTGCCGATTGTTCAAAACAATTTGATAAGCAGCAATGGCAATTTCAATATTATTCGCTCTATCCCCACCAGCAAAGTTACTAATATTAATCGTCAAGTCTTCGACGAGGCTGATAATTGAGTCGATAGTTTGGGCATTTTCGCCAGCAATTAACCTCTGGATTACTTGCTCTAAAATCTCTGCAAAATGCTCATTGAGGAGATGTTGCCGTTCAGCTAGCATCGGGTGAATTACGGCTGGATTGCTATTGCTACCATCTTCTGCTTGCAATAATTCTAGGATAAAGTTGGCATATTCTTGGGGATTTTCGCCATCGGGGTTATCGCCTGTA
This genomic window from Microcoleus sp. bin38.metabat.b11b12b14.051 contains:
- a CDS encoding tetratricopeptide repeat protein, coding for MEENRAQAYLQLIHTLLNCPNGSEPQILQDNSELLDVGFLETCELVAETMAQQGGQNGANFLRDLITQLSQLIDTGDNPDGENPQEYANFILELLQAEDGSNSNPAVIHPMLAERQHLLNEHFAEILEQVIQRLIAGENAQTIDSIISLVEDLTINISNFAGGDRANNIEIAIAAYQIVLNNRQPGSEKFAQTQNNIAAAYITRIKGSRAENVELAIAFYGAALTVYTLEAFPEDWAMAQNNLAAAYANRIEGSRAENIDRAIAFFEAALTIRTRDQFPEDWAMIQYNLGNAYNDRIEGSRDENLAKARSFFAAALTVYTREDFPEYWAMIQKKLANA